The Sulfurimonas sp. genome includes the window CTTTGCTTCAAGGATAACATCTTTTTGTTCTTGTTCTTTAGTTTTATCTAAAGCATAAATAATACTTTTTTTAGCCATTTCATAATCAAAAATTTCAGATTTTACACCACCAACTTCACTAATTCCACTTAAGACTTCAATATCTAACTCTTTAAGCATTAGTTTTGCAATAGCTCCTGCTGCAACTCTAGCAGCTGTTTCTCTCGCAGATGCACGACCACCACCTCTATAATCTCTTATGCCATACTTATGAAAGTAAGTAAAATCCGCATGTCCAGGACGAAAAACATCTTTAATATTTGTATAGTCTTTTGACTTTTGATTTGTGTTAAAGATAATCATTGCTATGGGAGTTCCCGTACTTTTTCCTTCAAAAACACCACTTAAAATCTCCACCTCATCAGCTTCTTTTCTAGCAGTTTCAAACTCACTTTTACCTGGTTTTCTACGATTGAGTTCACTTTGGATATATACTTCATCAATATCCAAGCCTGCGGGTACACCATCGAGCAAACAACCAATAGCCTTACCATGCGACTCACCAAAAGTGCTATATCTTAACTTCATTCCAAAACTGTTCAATTATTTTTCCTTTTCTAGCATCTCAACCGCAATTTTTGCAGATTCTTGTTGGGCTATTTTCTTACTTTTGCCTATCGCTCTAGCGTATTCTTTATCTTGAATTATTACCGCTACTTCAAACTCTTTTAAATGGTCGGGTCCACGACTAGCTACAACTTTATACTCAGGAGTTATACCAAACCTTGATTGCGTTAGTTCTTGAAGAGTTGTTTTAAAATCATTAAATAGAAAATCTAAAGATATCTCTTGATGATTTTTCTCTATTAACTTTATAGCAATTTTATCTACTTTACTTAAACCTGCTTCTAGATAAATTGCTCCCATTATAGCTTCAAAGGCATTTGAAAGTAACGATGACTTCTCTCGTCCTCCATTGTTTTGCTCAGCATTTGACAAGTAAATAAACTCTCCCAAATCCAAAGACCTAGCCAGCTTATCAAAACCCGCTTCATTTACTAAAGAAGCTCTGATTTTTGATAGTTTCCCTTCATCAGATTTTTTAAACTTTTTATAAAGATACTCACCTACAATAAGGTCTAAAACCGCATCTCCTAAAAATTCTAATCGCTCATTATCGTAGGGCTGTTTATAACTTTTATGTGTCAGCGCTTCGATAATGAGCTTTTTATCTTTAAATTCATATCCTAGTTTATCTTCTAAGATTTCTATGTTTTTACTCATTAAATTTTCTCCTATAGTGAATCTTTCATTTTTTGCGCTTCATCTCTTGCGAGCTTATCGCACCTTTCATTTTCATCA containing:
- the aroC gene encoding chorismate synthase is translated as MNSFGMKLRYSTFGESHGKAIGCLLDGVPAGLDIDEVYIQSELNRRKPGKSEFETARKEADEVEILSGVFEGKSTGTPIAMIIFNTNQKSKDYTNIKDVFRPGHADFTYFHKYGIRDYRGGGRASARETAARVAAGAIAKLMLKELDIEVLSGISEVGGVKSEIFDYEMAKKSIIYALDKTKEQEQKDVILEAKNNHDSVGGVSRVLIKGAPIGLGQPLYYKLDGVLADAMMGLNAVKAVEIGDGVLSASAHGSTNNDAIRANGFESNHSGGILGGLSNGDDIIMNVYFKPTPSIFKTQHTVTTTNEELDFSLKGRHDPCVAIRGTVVCEAMAALVIADMLLLNMGSTMDGVSKYYK
- the rnc gene encoding ribonuclease III; the protein is MSKNIEILEDKLGYEFKDKKLIIEALTHKSYKQPYDNERLEFLGDAVLDLIVGEYLYKKFKKSDEGKLSKIRASLVNEAGFDKLARSLDLGEFIYLSNAEQNNGGREKSSLLSNAFEAIMGAIYLEAGLSKVDKIAIKLIEKNHQEISLDFLFNDFKTTLQELTQSRFGITPEYKVVASRGPDHLKEFEVAVIIQDKEYARAIGKSKKIAQQESAKIAVEMLEKEK